The Kribbella amoyensis genomic sequence GCCGTGGGTCCGACCTGGCCGCGGAGTTCAGCGAATACGTGGCCCTGCGCTACGACAGCCTGCTCCGGACCTCGTACCTGCTGACGCAGGACCGCGGTCTCGCCGAGGACCTGCTTCAGACCACCCTCGCGCGCTGCTGGCTGTCGTGGCACAAGATCGAGGCCGAGAACCCGCACGCGTACGTGCGCCGGGCCCTGGTGAACAGTCATCGCGCGTGGTGGCGGCTGAAGCGGGCCAAACACGAGGTACCGACCGAGACCGTGCAGCACGCCGCGGCCGACGGCGGCTTCGGAGTCCTGGACGACAACGCCGTTCTGCTGCAAGCTCTCGCCCGGCTGCCGCGGAAGATGTGTGTCGTCGTCGTGCTGCGGTACCTGGAGGACCTGACCGAGGCCGAGACGGCCGCGGCGATGGGCTGCTCCGTCGGCACCGTGAAGAGCCAGACGAGCCGGGCGCTGGCGAAGCTACGCCTAGACCCGGTGCTGATCCACGAGGAGGGGCAGCGATGACCCCCGAGCAACAGCTCCGGGAGCGAATGCGGGAGACGGCCGCCGCGGTCGGGCCGACGGGCGACCCGCTGGCCGCGATAGAACACCGGGCGACCTCCATCCAGCGCCGCCGGGCGACCGCGACGATGTGCGCGCTCCTCCTCGCCGTGACGTCGGCGACCCTGATCCACTCCAACCGAACGGGCAGCCAGGGCAGTTCCAGCGATCGCCCGATGGCGACCAGCGACGTCCGCACCGCCCAGCCGTACGCCACGTCGG encodes the following:
- a CDS encoding SigE family RNA polymerase sigma factor, whose amino-acid sequence is MQAEVSGDRGVWLARPTRRGSDLAAEFSEYVALRYDSLLRTSYLLTQDRGLAEDLLQTTLARCWLSWHKIEAENPHAYVRRALVNSHRAWWRLKRAKHEVPTETVQHAAADGGFGVLDDNAVLLQALARLPRKMCVVVVLRYLEDLTEAETAAAMGCSVGTVKSQTSRALAKLRLDPVLIHEEGQR